Below is a window of Geomonas oryzisoli DNA.
CTCGGCAAGCGGCCGGTCCTCCCGGTTCAACACCTTTGCGATCTGCAAAAGTTCCGGGTCGCGCTGCCTAAGGATCTCGGACAGGGAGACCCGGTCCACCTCCCCTGCCTCCTGCAGCTGGGGCATCAGGTTCCCCGCTTGGATCCCCTGCATCTGCTTGGCGTCCCCGAGCAGGTGCAGCTTCACCCGGACCCCGGACGCCTGCAGCTCATCGATGACGGTCAAGAGCGAGTCCGTCTGCCTGACTCCCAGGAACCCCGCCTCGTCCACCCGGAACACCACCTGCCCGGACGCCCCCTGCGGCATGAGGATTTTTTCACCCGCGACCACTACCATGGGCGGCTCGCCGTTCGCCCTCTGTAGGGCAAATTTGGAAGCCGGATTGGCCTTCTCGAAACTGTGGAGGGTGCAGGCGGGCCTCCCGGTGGCGTCGGCGAGCTCCTTGGCAGCCTTCGCCGTGTAGGCGAGGTCCACCGAGACGTGCTCCTCTCCACGGGGACGCAGTACCTCCTCGTTGAAGCGCTCCGCGTACCTGAGCGTCGAGGTCTTGGCGGTGCCGGGGTCCCCCCGGGTCAACAGGCAGCCGCGCTCCCCGGCGATCTCGAGCCGCACCTCGCTCTTCTGCCCTTCGGTGAGCTTTCGCTCCCCCTCGAGAAAGCGCTCCACCTCTTCCGCTGCAGCAATGCTCTTGAACTCGGGGAGCGCCTTGATCCGCTCCAGGTTCCTCGCCTCGAGCTCGACCATCTCGGCGGTGGTGCAGAACTCCCGCCCCCTGTGGTCCTGCCCGAGCCGTAGCAGCCCCGGCGTACCGCCGTCGATGGCGCTGTTCAGCTCCTCGACACCGTGTTCTCCCCCCGAGATGCGAACGGCCTGGTCCAGAAGCCGGGCCCGCTGCAAGACTGCCTCGTGCTCTGTCATCTCCCGCATGGCAAGATCCACCACCCGCTCGGCGGGGACCGGTTCCGGTTGGGGAATAGACACCGCACGTGCCTGCTCCACCTCCCCCTTCACCCCCCTCATGGTGGTGCCGCAGGCCGTAAAGCCGTTCTCGAAGAGCCGGTCCACGTCCTCCTTCAGGATCTCCCGTTTGGGATCGCGGGTCTCGAGCGCAGCCATCTGCCAGAGTCTTCCGTGCGAGACGCCGGGAAACTGCCCAGAGGCGGTCCAGGCCTTCACCTGCTCCTTGATCTCTTCCCGCCGTGACGAAAAGTGCTCAACCAGCGTGCGCGGCACCCCGGAAAGATGCAGGTACATCCTGTCACGGTCCTCAACCTCGACCCCGAAACCGCGCGCCCTCAACTCCACGGCCAGCGCCTGCCGGTACAAGAGCCCCAGCGAGAGCTGGTCCTTGTAGATCCGGTCCGGCTCGTTAGCCCGCCACTCCCCGTTGGAAACCCTGACCGCGTTGATGATGAAAACGTGCGAGTGAAGCTGCGGGTCGATGTTGCGGGAGGTGGCGTGGTCGAATTTCGCCGCCACCATCATCTCCCCGCTCCTTACCACCCCTGAGGGGCGGCAGTGGCAGTAGTGCTTCTCCAAGTGGCTCACGACCGAGGACACCGCCGCGTCGTGCGCCTCCTTCATCCCCTCCACCCCGGCGACGTAGGCGATGGAAACCGACTTGGGGGCCGAGAAGGTGCAATCGTTCCCGGCCCTGCGCGTCTCCACGACCTCCCCAGTCGCAGGGTCACGCATAGGCCTGCAGCGAACCAACACGCTGCCGTCTGGTGCTTTCCCTGAACAGAGGGCTCGGAACTCCTCCTCCCGGACCGTGCCGGAAAGCCCCAAGGCCGACGCCCCCGAACCGCACCAAGAACTGCAGCAATCCTCCGTCCCGTGGATGTAGTAGTCCTCTCTGGAGAAATAACCCGTTGCCTGGCTGGCAGCCATCCCTTCGGAAAGTGACATCATGAGGAACCTCCCCCGGCTGCTCTGTTAGGGCTTTCGCCACCGCAAAGGTTACCAGAGGTCATCAGGTTGAGAACCGGGAGGGCCATGCAATCAAAATTAGCTTGATCGGAAGATCTTTTTAATTTAGATTTCCAGGTCATCACTGAAAGAATTAAAGCCTCCTTCGACACCCACCCTGCAGAACCGAGGGCCTTCCCCGATGCCGCCCTTGCACCTCCCCGGTCTTAGATCGAACTGGAAGAGAAGCATTAGAAACCTTTGTTTATTGTTTTAATACTTCTTTGGTTGAACTTTATAAAGGATGACGAGTATGCCGCTCAGCGCTAACACACTAATTCACTTTACAGATGAAAAGGAAAATCTTAAGGCAATCCTCCAAGAGAACTTTAGAGTTTTCAATTGCCGTGAGGAAGTTAATTTTACAAAGGGCCCGGTTCGTTATTTTGTTCCAATGGTCAGTTTTTGCGACATTCCCCTTTCAGAGATAAAAGCACACATTTCCAAGTACGGTCGCTATGGCATTGGACTTACTAAGGAATGGGCAGTTAGAAACCGACTCAATCCGGTACTCTACATTGCAAAGGGATCACATCTTGCTGAAAGCTATAGGGATGCGTTTATACATTACACTGCCCGATCCAAAAGAAGAGACGGGAAATTGACTGACGAGCAAAAATCAGTTGCAGATATAGTGAGGTACATAAAGAATTATGAAGCAGACCTCACAAGAAAAGGCACTACAATAAAAAATTATAGATTCTCAGATGAGCGAGAATGGCGCTACGTTCCGCCCTTCAAAATAGTATATGATATGTTTGTCCCACAGGACCAGTACGAGAAAGAAGGACAGCATTTTGACGATTTGTTAACAGATCTTCGACTCACATTCGAGCCCAATGACATTAAATACATCATAATTAATGATGAGGACGAGATTGGAGAATTTATAGATCACTTGAGACATACAAAGGGGAATAAATACTCGCTCCACGACATTGAGCGCCTAACCACACGCATCCTCACCTCTGCACAAATTGAACAGGACATTTAGGGTACGAATGATGAGTTAGCTTGAAGTGCATCTACGAGCACCACTTCTGCTACAGCAACGAAGTAATAGTCCCTAAATAAAAATCCGCCGAGGAACATACAAACCGTCAGGTACTCCTTGACAATATTTCAAATGGAGGACATATGGTTGCACCATTGAAAAATAAAAATTCACTTGATCTAACTGGGTTTGCTCTAGTCGATGGTGGATTTACATACCGCAATAAATATTACAAATTTGATGATGTAATAGAAACTGGAATTGCAAGAAGTGTTTTGGAACATAAAATTGTTCTTGTTGGTTCAACACACCACCATTCTGTATCAATAAGAATTGGCATGAGATCAGGAGAACAATTGCAGGTAACAGAGCAGCCAACATGGTTATCTGATAGCAAACTAAGCAGTGTTGAATATGTTGAAAATTTATTCCAGGTCATATCAAAAAAGTCTTGGGACAATAGAGTTAGAAAATATACTAACAACATAGATAATCTTGGTTACTTTGAATACAATGGATGGCGATTTTATATAAAACAGCGTAAATTACAAGACGTCAGCAATAATAATTATTATGACTTAGGATCAGTCAACCTGTTTAAAAGCTATGGGTTCATTGCTGTTAAAGAAAAAAATGAAGGACTTGGGTCTAAGCTTTTTAAAAGTTTAGTCGGCAATCAGGCTGGAATTGGAACTTTAATTGATAGTGATGTATTTTTTGCTTTGTTAAAGCATTTTTTTGGTATTAGTTGGTCATGATGTAGCGAAGAATGCAGAACGTCAACCAGGTGGCGACACAAAGGCGTTGACCACTGACGCACTGGTGCGCCCCCACCACGTTTTGTCGAATCGAAGAAATCAGCGTTAAGCTTCTGTGATTTTTGAATTACTCTCTAGACTGAATCCGCTCACACCTCTATAATGAATTGTGAAGGTGTGGCCAGTTAATTTATAGGCAATGCCAACTCGCCTCATCATTTTCGGAAGCGAACCCGTTGAACTAATTAAAATTTTGTAATATTTTGCGGGTAACAGGCTTCTGCCACAGCTAAACATGTACTGTAATTTAAGATACTTAAATCTAAAATTGTAATCCCATGTGCTTCCGCCATTAACTGTTTCCCACCATTTCGGCATCTCTCTAAACCCGCAATCGGCGGGTTTATTGTTTTTCCTGCGCTGATAAGACGACACCTCAGGCGCATCCTGCTACTTGCCCTCCGAGTCCTTATGGTTAATAACCAACGTCTT
It encodes the following:
- a CDS encoding abortive infection system antitoxin AbiGi family protein → MPLSANTLIHFTDEKENLKAILQENFRVFNCREEVNFTKGPVRYFVPMVSFCDIPLSEIKAHISKYGRYGIGLTKEWAVRNRLNPVLYIAKGSHLAESYRDAFIHYTARSKRRDGKLTDEQKSVADIVRYIKNYEADLTRKGTTIKNYRFSDEREWRYVPPFKIVYDMFVPQDQYEKEGQHFDDLLTDLRLTFEPNDIKYIIINDEDEIGEFIDHLRHTKGNKYSLHDIERLTTRILTSAQIEQDI
- the mobF gene encoding MobF family relaxase, with translation MMSLSEGMAASQATGYFSREDYYIHGTEDCCSSWCGSGASALGLSGTVREEEFRALCSGKAPDGSVLVRCRPMRDPATGEVVETRRAGNDCTFSAPKSVSIAYVAGVEGMKEAHDAAVSSVVSHLEKHYCHCRPSGVVRSGEMMVAAKFDHATSRNIDPQLHSHVFIINAVRVSNGEWRANEPDRIYKDQLSLGLLYRQALAVELRARGFGVEVEDRDRMYLHLSGVPRTLVEHFSSRREEIKEQVKAWTASGQFPGVSHGRLWQMAALETRDPKREILKEDVDRLFENGFTACGTTMRGVKGEVEQARAVSIPQPEPVPAERVVDLAMREMTEHEAVLQRARLLDQAVRISGGEHGVEELNSAIDGGTPGLLRLGQDHRGREFCTTAEMVELEARNLERIKALPEFKSIAAAEEVERFLEGERKLTEGQKSEVRLEIAGERGCLLTRGDPGTAKTSTLRYAERFNEEVLRPRGEEHVSVDLAYTAKAAKELADATGRPACTLHSFEKANPASKFALQRANGEPPMVVVAGEKILMPQGASGQVVFRVDEAGFLGVRQTDSLLTVIDELQASGVRVKLHLLGDAKQMQGIQAGNLMPQLQEAGEVDRVSLSEILRQRDPELLQIAKVLNREDRPLAENAREAMTLLEKGGRIVVREDPADLHREVVDYYLAESRKPSPMSERAGEPQELILVTTTNASRKLLNREIREARVKAGEIGEGNTFAVLAPVRQGVTVEAYRMGDTVLFSGRVREDGGVEPWGARLNTRGMVTALDRNNNQVEVSYSFVSSKGEDRGVSKTISRRFSAAEMSGRTTVFREEERNFAAGDRVVLLRNDSKLKLQNGTIGVVREVESGRMRLDLDGRDVEIDLSKYRFVDHAYAVTIYKSQGATVDQSIMYAPMRLTPESRGMDGEGEKVAVEPPGRSTYNELNVALTRARFETRVFTNSMEKFSQAVQQVDVKSSTLNPKIEVDRARTKSPQLNGPERVEQLRSLGEKIGRLQVKLTLENEAAKVTPAPVLPRSPNVSAPAVKEVGRQLELSLTKKGGWKLER